In Deinococcus psychrotolerans, a genomic segment contains:
- the moaA gene encoding GTP 3',8-cyclase MoaA gives MSPAPSLQNNFVQDALGRPLRDLRISVTDRCNLRCTYCMPREIFGPDYDFLPREELLSFEEIERLSRLFVELGVQKLRITGGEPLLRRDLPQLIERLSRIEGVDDLAMTTNGLLLPRLAGDLKAAGLRRVTVSLDSLDPETFGKMNGLGVHPDKVLAGIEAALQAGLGVKVNTVVQRGVNDSALVELWTALRSKAVVRFIEFMDVGNHNGWEMSQVVPSSEVIARLAGSGSPLRPLDAHYQGEVASRYADAQGFEAGVISSVTAPFCGDCSRARLSAVGQLYTCLFATQGTDLRGPLRAGESDAELLERLRGVWQVRRDRYSEERGEASGKRREQKVEMSHIGG, from the coding sequence ATCTCCCCCGCGCCCTCCCTGCAAAACAACTTCGTGCAAGACGCCTTGGGCCGCCCGCTGCGCGATTTGCGCATCAGCGTGACCGACCGATGCAATTTGCGCTGCACCTACTGTATGCCCCGCGAAATCTTCGGCCCCGATTACGATTTTTTGCCGCGTGAGGAGCTGCTCAGCTTCGAGGAAATCGAGCGGCTCTCTCGGCTGTTCGTCGAACTTGGCGTCCAAAAGCTCAGGATCACTGGGGGCGAGCCGCTGCTGAGACGCGATTTGCCGCAGCTCATCGAGCGCCTGAGCCGGATTGAAGGCGTGGACGACTTGGCCATGACTACCAACGGCCTGCTGCTCCCGCGCTTGGCGGGCGACCTCAAAGCGGCGGGCCTGCGGCGCGTAACGGTCAGCTTAGACAGCCTCGATCCCGAAACCTTCGGCAAGATGAACGGGCTGGGCGTTCACCCTGACAAAGTGCTGGCGGGCATTGAAGCGGCCTTGCAAGCGGGGCTGGGCGTCAAAGTCAACACGGTGGTTCAGCGCGGCGTCAACGACTCAGCGCTGGTGGAGCTGTGGACAGCGCTGCGCTCAAAGGCCGTGGTGCGCTTCATCGAGTTTATGGATGTGGGTAACCACAACGGCTGGGAGATGAGCCAAGTGGTGCCGTCGAGCGAGGTGATCGCCCGTTTGGCTGGATCAGGTTCGCCGCTGCGCCCGCTCGACGCCCATTATCAGGGTGAGGTGGCCTCCCGCTACGCCGACGCGCAGGGCTTTGAAGCGGGCGTGATCAGCAGCGTCACCGCGCCGTTTTGCGGCGACTGCTCACGGGCAAGGCTCTCGGCAGTGGGGCAGCTCTATACCTGCTTGTTTGCCACCCAGGGCACCGATCTGCGCGGCCCACTGCGGGCAGGCGAAAGCGACGCCGAACTGCTTGAACGGCTCAGGGGCGTGTGGCAAGTCCGGCGTGACCGCTACAGCGAGGAGCGCGGCGAGGCCAGCGGGAAACGCCGTGAGCAGAAAGTGGAAATGTCTCACATCGGCGGCTGA
- the acs gene encoding acetate--CoA ligase: protein MTDQIDNMLIDNVLHETRVIEPPAEFAAKASIKRGEYERRYRQSLDDPETFWTEVAGQLTWTQPWTQVLDWQEPHARWFVDGQTNIAYNALDRQVELGRGDKRAFIWEGEDGEVRTFTYAELLRGVSKAANTLTDLGVQVGDRVTLYLPLIPEAAIAMLACARIGAVHSVVFGGFSVSALADRITDAQSKVLITADAGYRKGAPVPLKANADAAAELAPSLETMLVVRRAGVAVPMKEGRDVWWSEAVGQASDQHQAAPLDSEHPLFVLYTSGSTGKPKGVLHTTGGYMVSAFLTMQTAFDLKEDDVFWCTADVGWVTGHSYTVYGPLLCGATAVMYEGAPNHPDWGRFWSVIEKHKINILYTAPTAIRSFMRQGDDYPNRYDLSSLRLLGSVGEPINPEAWMWYHRVIGGERCPVIDTWWQTETGTIMLTTLPGAFPAKPGSAGLPMFGIEPAILTRDGHELGPDEGGLLVIKRPWPSMLRTVYGDDERYRKTYWGEIPHVYFAGDGARKDADGYITVMGRVDDVLNVSGHRLGTMEIESVLVAHPSISEAAVVGRPDEVKGECVVAFVTPQSGMECDPAAIRAFITKEIGALARPEAIIVADALPKTRSGKIMRRFLRQIAAGKEIQGDTSTLEDPSVLERLQAAEVL, encoded by the coding sequence ATGACCGACCAAATTGACAACATGCTGATTGACAACGTGCTTCACGAAACCCGCGTCATTGAGCCGCCCGCCGAGTTTGCGGCGAAGGCCAGTATCAAGCGCGGGGAGTATGAGCGCCGCTACCGCCAGAGCCTGGATGATCCCGAAACCTTCTGGACGGAAGTGGCGGGCCAACTGACCTGGACGCAGCCGTGGACGCAGGTGCTTGACTGGCAAGAGCCGCATGCCCGCTGGTTCGTGGACGGGCAGACCAACATCGCTTACAACGCGCTTGACCGCCAAGTGGAGCTGGGGCGCGGCGACAAGCGGGCGTTTATCTGGGAAGGCGAGGACGGCGAAGTCAGGACATTCACTTACGCCGAACTGCTGCGCGGGGTGAGCAAGGCCGCCAATACGCTGACCGATTTGGGCGTGCAAGTCGGCGACCGGGTCACGCTGTACTTGCCGCTGATTCCCGAAGCGGCGATTGCCATGCTGGCCTGCGCCCGCATCGGCGCGGTGCACAGCGTGGTGTTCGGCGGCTTCTCGGTGTCAGCGCTGGCTGACCGTATCACCGACGCCCAGAGTAAGGTGCTGATCACCGCCGACGCGGGCTACCGCAAAGGTGCGCCCGTGCCGCTCAAGGCCAACGCCGACGCCGCCGCCGAGCTTGCCCCGAGCTTGGAAACAATGCTGGTGGTGCGCCGCGCAGGAGTGGCCGTGCCGATGAAAGAGGGCCGCGACGTGTGGTGGAGCGAGGCGGTGGGTCAGGCCAGCGATCAGCACCAGGCCGCGCCGCTCGACAGCGAGCACCCGTTGTTTGTTTTGTACACTTCCGGCAGCACCGGCAAGCCCAAAGGTGTGCTGCACACCACTGGCGGCTATATGGTCAGCGCCTTCCTGACCATGCAGACCGCTTTTGACCTCAAGGAAGACGACGTGTTCTGGTGTACGGCGGATGTCGGCTGGGTCACCGGCCACAGCTACACCGTCTACGGCCCGCTGCTGTGCGGCGCAACTGCCGTGATGTACGAGGGAGCGCCCAACCACCCGGATTGGGGCCGCTTTTGGAGCGTCATCGAAAAGCACAAGATCAACATTCTGTATACCGCGCCCACTGCCATCCGCTCGTTCATGCGTCAGGGTGACGACTACCCCAACCGCTACGACCTCTCCAGCTTGCGGCTGCTGGGCAGCGTGGGCGAGCCGATCAACCCCGAAGCGTGGATGTGGTATCACCGCGTCATTGGCGGCGAGCGCTGCCCGGTCATCGACACCTGGTGGCAAACCGAAACCGGCACCATCATGTTGACCACCTTGCCGGGGGCTTTTCCAGCCAAACCCGGCAGCGCGGGCCTGCCGATGTTCGGCATCGAACCGGCCATCCTGACCCGTGATGGCCACGAACTCGGCCCCGACGAGGGAGGCTTATTGGTCATCAAACGCCCCTGGCCGAGTATGCTCCGTACCGTTTACGGCGACGACGAGCGCTACCGCAAGACCTACTGGGGTGAAATTCCGCATGTGTATTTTGCGGGTGACGGTGCACGCAAAGACGCCGACGGTTACATTACCGTGATGGGCCGGGTCGACGACGTGCTGAACGTGTCGGGCCACCGCCTCGGGACGATGGAGATCGAATCGGTATTGGTGGCCCACCCCAGCATTTCGGAAGCCGCCGTGGTGGGCCGCCCCGACGAGGTGAAAGGCGAGTGCGTGGTGGCCTTCGTGACGCCGCAAAGTGGGATGGAGTGTGATCCGGCAGCCATCCGCGCCTTCATTACCAAAGAAATCGGCGCACTGGCCCGCCCCGAGGCCATCATCGTGGCCGACGCCCTGCCCAAAACCCGCAGCGGCAAGATCATGCGCCGCTTTCTGCGCCAGATCGCGGCGGGCAAAGAAATTCAGGGCGATACCAGCACCTTAGAAGACCCCAGTGTGCTGGAACGGTTGCAAGCGGCTGAAGTGTTGTAA
- a CDS encoding aspartate-semialdehyde dehydrogenase, whose product MRLAIVGATGAVGHELLSVLEKSSLKFDELLLYASPRSAGSTLKFKGQDLTVQVTPEGAIPADVILASAGGSISKALAPAWVAGGAVVIDNSSAFRYDDSVPLVIPEVNGEAALNHQGIIANPNCTTAIAAVVVWPLHQRYGVKRMIVSTYQATSGAGAKGMEELETQTHMVLHGKEAQASVFAHPIPFNVIPHIDSFQDNGYTKEEMKVAWETQKIFGDPNLIISCTAVRIPTMRTHSEAITLEFERPATPDEARELLRAAPGVEVRDDPAANLYPMPLTASGKYDVEVGRIRTSLAFEGGLELFVSGDQLLKGAALNAVQIAEYLQEKGVLKEKELS is encoded by the coding sequence ATGCGCCTTGCCATTGTCGGAGCCACCGGAGCGGTTGGACACGAACTTCTCAGCGTTCTCGAAAAAAGCAGCCTGAAGTTTGACGAGTTGCTGCTCTACGCCTCGCCGCGTTCGGCGGGCAGCACCCTCAAGTTCAAGGGGCAAGACCTGACCGTGCAGGTCACTCCTGAGGGAGCCATTCCCGCCGACGTGATTTTGGCCTCGGCGGGCGGCAGCATCAGCAAAGCACTGGCCCCCGCGTGGGTGGCGGGCGGCGCTGTAGTCATCGACAATTCCAGCGCCTTCCGCTATGACGACAGCGTGCCCTTGGTCATTCCAGAAGTCAACGGCGAGGCGGCCTTAAATCATCAGGGCATCATCGCCAATCCCAACTGCACCACCGCCATCGCCGCCGTCGTGGTCTGGCCGCTTCATCAGCGTTACGGCGTCAAGCGCATGATCGTCAGCACTTATCAGGCCACCAGCGGCGCGGGCGCAAAGGGAATGGAAGAGCTGGAAACCCAGACCCACATGGTTTTGCACGGTAAAGAAGCTCAGGCCAGCGTGTTCGCCCACCCGATTCCCTTTAACGTCATTCCGCACATCGACAGCTTTCAGGACAACGGCTACACCAAAGAAGAAATGAAAGTGGCCTGGGAAACCCAGAAGATCTTTGGCGACCCGAATCTGATCATCAGTTGCACCGCCGTGCGGATTCCCACCATGCGGACGCACTCCGAGGCGATCACCTTGGAATTTGAGCGCCCCGCCACGCCAGATGAAGCCCGCGAGTTGCTGCGGGCCGCTCCCGGCGTGGAAGTTCGCGACGATCCCGCCGCCAACCTCTACCCGATGCCCCTGACCGCCAGCGGCAAATACGATGTGGAAGTGGGCCGCATTCGCACCAGCCTCGCCTTCGAGGGCGGCCTAGAACTCTTTGTCAGCGGTGATCAGTTGCTGAAAGGCGCAGCCCTCAACGCCGTGCAAATCGCTGAATATTTGCAGGAAAAAGGGGTGTTGAAAGAAAAAGAACTGAGCTAA